CCGCCAATAATTTGAGAAACGGACAAGTTAGTCATTTTCTGGCACATCCTCAATAAACACTGGTGTTATATCTTCAATTTGCTGTTTTTCCGTCCAAAGAGCATAACGCTTCCCAAGTAATTCAGCGGCTTTCGTTTTGGCTTCTATGCTCGGCGATATCATTTTAACCTCTTGTTCACCACCGCCCGTCCCCACTAATTCTGTTCCTTTTGCTTTACCTCGTAATACGGCAGTTAGATATTCTAACACTTCTTGCTGATCGGCGATGGCTTGGCTTTTTAATTCCTTTAGCCTTTCGTCGATGTATTTTCTAATTGTAGTATTTTGTAGTAGCTTGTTAGCGTTTGTGTTAGCGTATTTCTTACTGTAACCAGCTTTAACAGCCGATTCTGTGGCATTGCCCGTAATTATATATTCATCAGCAAACTTTTGTTGTCTTGGCGTCATCTTCTTCCTCATCACATATTCACCTACCTCCAATGTAATAAATTTATGTATATAAAAAAGACACCCAGTAATCGAGTGTCTTTATCTTTTATTCTAATGGTAATCCCATAGTATTTGCGTACTCTTCGACTTCGGGCGATGTCATTTCAACTTCGGATACTTTTAAAACTAATTCCGCCATAGGTATATTATCATCAGCCTTGAATTCCTTAGGTTTTGCCGTAAACATCGCTATCTTCGCGCCATCTTGTATTATGTTAATTCCTACTGTGTCAGCTTCCTTGACGATATCTTGTGCAAGAAAATCATATGTTTCATTTAAAATGTTTTGGAAAGCCATACCTGGTGCTAACTCTGCATTGACATCAATCATAATTGTAATATGTTTATTAGCCTCTAAAGCATCGGTAACATCTACGTTCTCAGCATTATACATGGATGTATCGATTTCATTTTCTTCCTCTTGTGGCTCTTCCTTCTGTTCGGGTTCTTCAACTTCCTCTTTTTCTGCAGGTTCTTCCTTAGCTTTTTCTTCTTGTGCAGGTTCGTCGTTAGCCTTAGATTCTTTTTCCTCATCGTCTCCCGAACAAGCAACTAAAGCGAAGGTTAACAAACCAATTAATAACAATAGTAATGTTCTTTTCATTCTCTTTCCCCTCCATCAATATGTATAGCTTTATTATGATAGAGTTGGAAAAGTTATGCAATATAAAAACTGGTAAATGAGCATAGAAAAAGCACCCAATGCATAACATTGAGCGCTTTACTGTATTATCACCTTATAAAGTATATGTGGTATTTATCCCACATTAGCATAATAACATGTTTTTTTATGCCAAAACGGACATAAAACGGACATTTACCTCCATCCCAACACATCCAAAGTAGCTTGTATAATTTCGTTCCTCTGTCTTCTCGCATGTCTCTCGCTGATGCTTAATCTCATAGCTATACCTTCCCATGTTAATTTATTGTTCTTGTTCCAATATCTCAATCTGGCTAATTCTTTGTAATTATCTGGCAAGGCATTATACACCTGTTCAATAGCTTTTGTTACTTCCGATAAATGTTCCAGCCTTTTATGTGTAGCTAACCTTGTAGCCATTCTTTGGGTTGGATCACCAACCATTCTAACCGAGTTGGCACCTTTAACAATCGTTGGATCTTCTGGATCATCATCAAAAGGATTCATGATTGATTCCCTTAATCTCGCAATCTCTTGCAGAGTGTTATGATAATTAAACCATTCTGCCTCAGCGTGTTTAAAAGTAGTTTCCTTTGGTTTTGCTACCTTTGTCATATAGTCATAACTCCTTCTACCATTCTGTGCTAGCAATAACGCACGGTTCTTTAATGTCGTTGTTTTCTATCACCCATTTAAAAGACCTTCTTGCATAGAAGCTTTCGCTTATCAGTTCCATCTCTTGCGCCATTCTAAGTTCTTCCTCAGGTAAGTCAACAGGGTGTATAAGCATAGTTTTATCTAAGCTAGCCTCACCTTGAAAGGCTTCCTCTGTTTCTAATTCGTTCCAACCGAATTCCTCTTTTGCAAATATTTTCGCTTCGTTTTCGTCTTTAGCAGCAATCCACATAGTATCGTCAAAATTATATACTTTCATATTTGCCAACTCCTTAATCTATAAATGTATCGCCTTTAATAGTCTTCAATGCACTTAATAACATATAATCCAATAACTAATACCAAACATACTATTACAGCTAATTGCCAAACATCTATGTTAATGTATTTAGCCCACAAATCTATTACATGCCCTATGGCTAAGAAAGCTATAATAATACTTGTAAATATCCTTAGGTACTGTTTTATATAAGTCATGCATTGTCACCCCA
The window above is part of the Virgibacillus proomii genome. Proteins encoded here:
- a CDS encoding transcriptional regulator, which encodes MTKVAKPKETTFKHAEAEWFNYHNTLQEIARLRESIMNPFDDDPEDPTIVKGANSVRMVGDPTQRMATRLATHKRLEHLSEVTKAIEQVYNALPDNYKELARLRYWNKNNKLTWEGIAMRLSISERHARRQRNEIIQATLDVLGWR
- a CDS encoding terminase small subunit, with the translated sequence MRKKMTPRQQKFADEYIITGNATESAVKAGYSKKYANTNANKLLQNTTIRKYIDERLKELKSQAIADQQEVLEYLTAVLRGKAKGTELVGTGGGEQEVKMISPSIEAKTKAAELLGKRYALWTEKQQIEDITPVFIEDVPEND